In a single window of the Gossypium hirsutum isolate 1008001.06 chromosome A13, Gossypium_hirsutum_v2.1, whole genome shotgun sequence genome:
- the LOC107933310 gene encoding xanthoxin dehydrogenase isoform X1: MATSSSNPIDSSLSSQRFDRLVGKVALVTGGATGIGESIVRLFHKHGAKVCIVDVQDNLGLQVCQSLGNGPNVCFFHCDVTIEEQVRAAVDYAVEKFGTLDIMVNNAGLSGPPYNDIRNYDLSDFEKVMNVNVKGVFLGMKHAARIMIPHEKGSIISTCSVSGVIGGLGPHAYTGSKHAVLGLTRNVASELGKYGIRVNCVSPYAVATELAFAHLHEDERTEDVRTGFRAFIGKNANLNGVDLTVEHVANAVLFLASDDAGYISGDNLMVDGGFTSSNHSLRVFR, encoded by the exons ATGGCTACTAGTAGCAGCAACCCCATAGATTCATCACTGTCCAGCCAAAG ATTTGACAGATTAGTGGGGAAAGTGGCATTGGTCACTGGTGGAGCAACCGGCATTGGTGAGAGCATTGTGCGTCTATTTCACAAGCATGGTGCCAAAGTCTGCATTGTTGATGTGCAAGACAACCTTGGCCTCCAAGTTTGTCAATCCCTTGGCAACGGCCCCAACGTTTGTTTTTTCCATTGCGACGTGACGATAGAAGAACAAGTTCGGGCCGCGGTCGACTACGCAGTTGAAAAGTTTGGTACACTCGATATCATGGTCAACAATGCCGGGTTATCAGGTCCACCGTATAACGATATCCGCAACTATGACTTATCTGATTTCGAGAAAGTAATGAATGTGAATGTAAAAGGTGTTTTCCTTGGAATGAAACATGCTGCTAGAATTATGATCCCACATGAAAAGGGTTCAATCATTTCAACCTGTAGTGTTTCAGGTGTCATCGGTGGCCTAGGACCTCATGCATATACAGGCTCTAAACATGCTGTTTTAGGCCTTACTAGGAATGTTGCATCTGAGTTAGGCAAATACGGGATACGAGTGAATTGTGTTTCTCCGTATGCCGTCGCAACCGAATTGGCCTTTGCTCACTTGCACGAGGACGAAAGAACTGAAGATGTACGAACCGGTTTTCGTGCTTTCATCGGGAAAAACGCGAACCTGAATGGGGTGGATTTGACTGTGGAGCATGTGGCTAATGCTGTGCTGTTCTTAGCAAGTGATGATGCAGGGTATATAAGTGGAGACAATCTTATGGTTGATGGTGGGTTTACATCTTCCAATCACTCATTGCGTGTCTTCAGATGA
- the LOC107933310 gene encoding xanthoxin dehydrogenase isoform X2, with translation MATSSSNPIDSSLSSQRLVGKVALVTGGATGIGESIVRLFHKHGAKVCIVDVQDNLGLQVCQSLGNGPNVCFFHCDVTIEEQVRAAVDYAVEKFGTLDIMVNNAGLSGPPYNDIRNYDLSDFEKVMNVNVKGVFLGMKHAARIMIPHEKGSIISTCSVSGVIGGLGPHAYTGSKHAVLGLTRNVASELGKYGIRVNCVSPYAVATELAFAHLHEDERTEDVRTGFRAFIGKNANLNGVDLTVEHVANAVLFLASDDAGYISGDNLMVDGGFTSSNHSLRVFR, from the exons ATGGCTACTAGTAGCAGCAACCCCATAGATTCATCACTGTCCAGCCAAAG ATTAGTGGGGAAAGTGGCATTGGTCACTGGTGGAGCAACCGGCATTGGTGAGAGCATTGTGCGTCTATTTCACAAGCATGGTGCCAAAGTCTGCATTGTTGATGTGCAAGACAACCTTGGCCTCCAAGTTTGTCAATCCCTTGGCAACGGCCCCAACGTTTGTTTTTTCCATTGCGACGTGACGATAGAAGAACAAGTTCGGGCCGCGGTCGACTACGCAGTTGAAAAGTTTGGTACACTCGATATCATGGTCAACAATGCCGGGTTATCAGGTCCACCGTATAACGATATCCGCAACTATGACTTATCTGATTTCGAGAAAGTAATGAATGTGAATGTAAAAGGTGTTTTCCTTGGAATGAAACATGCTGCTAGAATTATGATCCCACATGAAAAGGGTTCAATCATTTCAACCTGTAGTGTTTCAGGTGTCATCGGTGGCCTAGGACCTCATGCATATACAGGCTCTAAACATGCTGTTTTAGGCCTTACTAGGAATGTTGCATCTGAGTTAGGCAAATACGGGATACGAGTGAATTGTGTTTCTCCGTATGCCGTCGCAACCGAATTGGCCTTTGCTCACTTGCACGAGGACGAAAGAACTGAAGATGTACGAACCGGTTTTCGTGCTTTCATCGGGAAAAACGCGAACCTGAATGGGGTGGATTTGACTGTGGAGCATGTGGCTAATGCTGTGCTGTTCTTAGCAAGTGATGATGCAGGGTATATAAGTGGAGACAATCTTATGGTTGATGGTGGGTTTACATCTTCCAATCACTCATTGCGTGTCTTCAGATGA
- the LOC107933314 gene encoding protein EARLY RESPONSIVE TO DEHYDRATION 15 has translation MEILPQRSSLSSTLNPNAPLFIPLAYRMVKDFSDQWWALVQSSPCFRDYWLQERFHDPENDDVSDDDDDPLFPDDLDDIFEQYDDVLLDPRPEEKEKKLVPFGTSKWRKDRVVTESRRFIEKAPKIVTVKVSPRTIHQPR, from the exons ATGGAGATTCTTCCACAGCGATCATCATTATCCTCAACTTTGAATCCCAACGCTCCATTGTTCATTCCATTAGCATATCGGATGGTCAAGGATTTCTCTGATCAATGGTGGGCTCTCGTCCAATCATCCCCTTGCTTCCGCGACTACTGGCTTCAAGAACGCTTCCATGATCCCGAAAACGACGACGTTTCCGACGACGACGATGATCCTCTCTTCCCGGATGACCTCGATGACATATTTGAGCAATACGACGACGTTTTACTCGACCCAAGAC cagaggaaaaggaaaagaaattggTACCGTTTGGGACATCGAAGTGGCGGAAGGACCGAGTTGTGACTGAGTCACGGAGGTTTATCGAAAAAGCACCCAAGATTGTGACTGTTAAAGTGAGTCCAAGGACTATTCACCAGCCAAGGTGA
- the LOC107933315 gene encoding copper transport protein CCH has product MANVVELKVGLHCDECIKKILKAIKKIEDIETYNVDTKLNKVIVTGNVTNDEVIRVLQKIGKQATNWESD; this is encoded by the exons ATGGCCAAT GTAGTGGAATTGAAAGTGGGCTTACATTGTGACGAATGTATCAAGAAAATCCTCAAAGCTATCAAGAAAATAGAGG ATATTGAAACTTACAACGTTGATACTAAGCTGAACAAGGTTATAGTGACAGGCAATGTTACCAACGATGAAGTCATCCGTGTTCTTCAGAAAATCGGCAAACAAGCAACCAATTGGGAATCTgattaa
- the LOC107933252 gene encoding senescence associated gene 20: MMRLLTGASSDQTFLFDVDPLSVTTFGSTVIVEGCDHKRSISWVHAWTVSTDGIITQVREYFNTSLTVTRLVSSSRTPPSNYSSSSSSSSPSPSSDSSSTAEITPVHCFSVWESSFSNRVGKSVPGLVLAI; this comes from the coding sequence ATGATGCGCCTCCTCACCGGAGCTTCATCGGACCAAACTTTCCTTTTCGACGTTGACCCTCTTTCGGTCACCACTTTTGGGTCCACCGTCATCGTTGAAGGCTGTGATCATAAACGTTCAATCTCTTGGGTTCATGCTTGGACTGTCAGTACTGATGGGATAATAACACAAGTGAGAGAGTATTTCAATACTTCTCTCACTGTTACTCGTCTTGTGAGCTCTAGCCGAACACCACCATCCAACTACAGCtcatcatcgtcatcatcatcacCGTCGCCATCCTCTGATTCTTCATCAACGGCTGAGATTACTCCTGTGCATTGCTTTTCCGTTTGGGAGAGCAGCTTTTCCAATAGAGTTGGGAAGTCTGTGCCGGGCCTTGTCCtggcaatttag
- the LOC121212749 gene encoding protein AGENET DOMAIN (AGD)-CONTAINING P1-like, with amino-acid sequence MVVFFEGDEVKVCSKEEGFLLLGSYYEAKILPPYKNIVEEEDQTSPLVEIVSTDEVRPMPPPATITRATQVFHYLDRVDAFDNDGWWVGILFLLL; translated from the coding sequence ATGGTGGTGTTTTTCGAAGGAGATGAAGTCAAAGTATGCAGCAAGGAAGAAGGGTTCTTACTCTTAGGTTCTTACTACGAAGCAAAGATCTTACCCCCATACAAGAACATAGTTGAAGAAGAAGACCAGACTTCGCCTCTGGTTGAGATAGTTTCAACCGACGAGGTCCGACCAATGCCACCTCCGGCAACAATCACAAGAGCTACTCAGGTTTTCCATTATTTGGACAGGGTGGATGCTTTTGACAACGATGGTTGGTGGGTAGggatattgtttttattattgtaG
- the LOC107933281 gene encoding protein AGENET DOMAIN (AGD)-CONTAINING P1 encodes MAMFFQGDKVEVCSKEEGFLGSYYQAKILSPLNDNTVYRVQYKNLVEEEDQTRPLVEIVSADEVRPVPPPVTFTKATQVFHYLDSVDAFDNDGWWVGKITGRLGSKYWVYFETTRDEIAYPVSRLRHHLEWRDGHWILANDTFF; translated from the coding sequence ATGGCGATGTTTTTCCAAGGAGATAAAGTCGAAGTATGCAGCAAGGAAGAAGGGTTCTTGGGTTCTTACTACCAAGCTAAAATATTATCCCCGTTGAACGACAATACTGTTTATAGAGTGCAGTACAAGAACCTGGTTGAAGAAGAAGATCAGACTCGGCCTCTGGTTGAGATAGTTTCAGCCGACGAGGTCCGACCAGTGCCACCTCCAGTAACCTTCACAAAAGCTACTCAGGTTTTCCATTATCTGGACTCGGTGGATGCTTTTGACAACGATGGTTGGTGGGTGGGGAAGATCACTGGGAGACTGGGATCTAAATATTGGGTTTATTTTGAAACTACCAGAGATGAGATTGCTTACCCCGTTTCTCGATTGAGACATCATCTTGAATGGCGCGATGGCCACTGGATTCTTGCCAACGACACCTTCTTCTGA
- the LOC107933265 gene encoding E3 ubiquitin-protein ligase arih1 has product MVVSQLMCVKSMLRQSHWGSLSTLGCSHFYCIECAVKYIQSKLDDNVSESNVQWGKALCESALLASEKFYKVLIKIARHCVDCNKFQKLKTLGSDNTFVDLATRKKWRQCPNCKMLVGKSFGCHHVKCRCGERFCYNYGGKLNNRPHPWCM; this is encoded by the exons ATGGTAGTATCCCAACTTATGTGTGTGAAATCTATGTTGAGGCAAAGCCATTGGGGATCTCTTTCAACATTAGGTTGTTCCCATTTTTACTGCATTGAATGCGCAGTGAAGTACATTCAATCCAAGCTTGATGATAACGTGAGTGAATCCAATGTCCA GTGGGGGAAAGCCCTTTGTGAATCTGCTTTGCTTGCCTCTGAAAAATTCTACAAAGTCCTTATCAAGATTGCTCGGCATT GTGTGGATTGCAACAAGTTTCAGAAACTTAAAACCCTTGGCTCAGATAATACGTTTGTTGATTTGGCTACGAGGAAGAAGTGGAGGCAATGCCCTAATTGCAAGATGTTGGTTGGAAAATCATTTGGTTGCCATCATGTTAAATGCCG GTGCGGAGAACGCTTCTGTTACAATTATGGAGGAAAATTAAACAATCGTCCTCATCCGTGGTGCATGTGA